In Eubalaena glacialis isolate mEubGla1 chromosome 3, mEubGla1.1.hap2.+ XY, whole genome shotgun sequence, the following are encoded in one genomic region:
- the LOC133086697 gene encoding riboflavin kinase-like translates to MRHLPYFCRGQVVRGFGRGSKQLRIPTANFPEQVVDNLPADVSTGIYYGWASVGSGDVRKTVVSIEWNPYYKNTKKSMETHIMHTFKDDFYGEILNVAIVGYLTPEKNFDSLESLISAIQGDTDEAKKRLELPEHLKLKEDNFFPVPKSKIMNGH, encoded by the coding sequence ATGAGGCACCTGCCGTACTTCTGCCGCGGCCAGGTGGTGCGGGGCTTCGGTCGCGGCTCCAAGCAGCTGCGCATCCCTACAGCTAACTTTCCTGAACAAGTAGTAGATAATCTTCCAGCTGATGTATCCACTGGCATTTATTATGGTTGGGCCAGTGTTGGAAGTGGAGATGTCCGTAAGACGGTGGTGAGCATAGAATGGAACCCATACTACAAGAATACAAAAAAGTCCATGGAAACTCATATCATGCATACTTTCAAAGATGACTTCTATGGGGAAATTCTCAATGTGGCCATTGTTGGCTACCTCACACCAGAAAAGAACTTTGATTCTTTAGAGTCACTTATTTCAGCAATTCAAGGTGATACTGACGAAGCCAAGAAACGACTAGAGTTACCAGAACATTTGAAACTCAAAGAAGACAATTTCTTCCCGGTTCctaaaagcaaaataatgaaTGGCCACTGA